One region of Chanodichthys erythropterus isolate Z2021 chromosome 17, ASM2448905v1, whole genome shotgun sequence genomic DNA includes:
- the zgc:153372 gene encoding arsenite methyltransferase has protein sequence MSSAVHENVKNYYGSRLETSDDLQTNAACVMPSRPVAKSACEALKQVHPDVCKRYFGCGLVIPEKLDGCTVLDLGSGSGRDCFVISKLVGESGQVIGLDMTDEMIVASQKYVQYHQEKFGYSKPNTVFVKGYMEKLSDAGIQNNSLDVVVSNCVICLCPDKRTVISEAYKVLKEGGELYYSDMYASKVVPDSFKEDPVLWGEGMAGALYWQDLIALMKDIGFSTPHMVAGSHIVVHNPELKKKTGDVKYASGTYRIFKLPQNSIKSKALVTYKGTVPDSADCFEFDASHSFKTNVPVEVDAEMAAILKNTRFSTDFNITMLDTPDPNQSETPQYCHLSPFLLADKLGSSVKQCSKTGH, from the exons AATTATTATGGCTCTCGGCTGGAGACTTCAGATGATTTGCAGACCAATGCTGCGTGTGTCATGCCCTCCAGACCTGTGGCCAAGAGTGCATGCGAAGCCCTGAAACAAGTCCACCCGGATGTTTGCAAGAG GTATTTTGGCTGTGGCCTGGTGATTCCAGAGAAGCTGGATGGATGTACGGTTCTTGATCTGGGCAGTGGATCGGGGAGAGACTGCTTCGTCATCAGTAAACTGGTGGGGGAGAGCGGTCAAGTCATTGGACTGGATATGACGGATGAAATG ATCGTTGCCTCGCAGAAATATGTGCAGTACCATCAGGAGAAGTTTGGATACTCAAAACCAAACACTGTGTTTGTGAAAGGATACATGGAGAAGCTCAGTGATGCAGGGATACAGAACAACTCTTTGGATGTAGTTGT GTCAAATTGTGTAATATGTCTGTGCCCAGATAAGAGAACTGTGATAAGTGAAGCTTACAAAGTTCTAAAG GAGGGTGGAGAGTTGTACTACAGTGACATGTATGCAAGCAAAGTAGTTCCAGACTCTTTCAAGGAAGATCCGGTTCTGTGGG GTGAGGGAATGGCTGGCGCCCTCTACTGGCAAGATCTCATCGCTCTGATGAAGGACATAGGGTTCAGCACTCCTCACATGGTTGCAGGCAGTCACATTGTGGTTCACAACCcagaacttaaaaaaaagactG GTGATGTTAAATATGCATCTGGAACTTACCGGATCTTTAAACTGCCTCAAAACTCCATAAAGAGCAAAGCTCTGGTCACATATAAAGGCACTGTGCCTGACTCTGCTGACTGTTTTGAGTTTGATGCCTCTCATTCCTTCAAG ACGAATGTCCCAGTGGAGGTGGATGCAGAGATGGCCGCCATCCTCAAGAACACGCGTTTCTCTACAGATTTCAATATTACGATGTTAGACACTCCAGATCCAAACCAGAGCGAAACTCCACAG tATTGCCACCTTAGCCCGTTCCTTCTTGCGGATAAACTGGGCTCTTCAGTCAAACAGTGCTCAAAGACAGGACACTAA